The Cydia amplana chromosome 1, ilCydAmpl1.1, whole genome shotgun sequence DNA segment AGCCGACGTCCCGTCGTTTCACGCAAACTCAAACGCAGCTTTTTCttcttttaaactttttaacttCTATGAAAATAGCTCTCATCTAGCCAGTTACAAACGTCAAAAGGACCATCCAAGTGTTCGCTAACTCTGGAAAGGAAGCCGTGTTTTTTTGTGCAGTTTTTGCATCAACTTTTGCATCTTGTGTTGTGTTAGTGAAATTGGTATCGGTACCGGTATCGTGTGGTATCCGGTACCAATTAGTTCGGCAAGTGAAGTTCATTGTCATTTCGTTTGTCTTGTCATGAAAGTGGTAAGTGTTTTTAAGTGTTTACGCTTTCTTTATTGTCTTGCATGCCTactttatgttatgttatgtgatatacattttataaagaaCACTCGTTGGAGAGAGCGTAAGTCAGGTTCTGGATAAGTTTTATACAATAAGGTTTTTGCATTGGCAAATAGGTATTTTCTTCGGTTGGCACCGAAATGAAAGATTTTGCACACTTTCATTCTCTTATCTGGTTATCAGCAGCACTGTTAGTAGGTACTGTTACCTATGTTGTTCATTTAGACAAATAATTTGATATAAGTAGATTGATAAAAAACTGGGTCTGAGGTTTTTAGGAACTAGGGGTACTTACTTACATTTCaagatttaattaaaaacattttttttgttcgtGTGATTGAATAAACATCACAAAGGTACCTTTACTCACGCCTGGCTATAGGGGCCTAATAGTTACCCTTACCACGAGCTTGACACTGAcccgagggcctaccgcgaaccatgttcgacgtattgcctctctgtcgctcttgtgaattcgcacgtaagtgtgacagggaggcaacacgtcgaacgtggttcgcggtagagccTCTGACAGCCTGACACTGacattcgctagcgtgtgcgtaattTACTTACATTCAATGCATCTCGCTAttgtactggcatattagtgcgaacaaGATGtctaaagtaagttacgcagaagTTAGCAAATAGGTAACATGTCACCATACAtttggtagccgtataggtctAGTTCGTTCGTACACTCGTGAAATTCTTGTACTTACCTCAGTAGTTTGAGTACCATTCCTAGTCGTACTGTACACGATTGCCCAGCGTTGGACCAGCGAGACGACCATGCGatggttatggctcctctacacgatgagcgctggaccagcgagacggccatgcgatggttatggctcctctacacgatgacccggcgctggaccagcgagacGGCCACGCGATGGTtacggctcctctacacgatggcccagcgttggaccagcgagatggccatgcgatggttatggctcctcttcacgatggcccagcgctggaccagcgagacggccatgcgatggttatggctcctctacacgatggcccagcgctggaccagcgagacGGTCACGCGATGGTtacggctcctctacacgatggcaggcgtgtctcactccgcgatttcgtcgctttgctacaggtagctaaaagtacatccgttcggccccaattttggggaaagccataaaccgcgcgtggcgctgtcgccacctagcggccatatctgtgctgatcgtaacagacgcgttttgttagagagtgagtcttctgtatttagtactattatttattctgtgacgatggcccagcgctagACCAGCGAGacggccatgcgatggttatggctcctctacacgatggcccagcgctggaccagcgagacggccatgcgatggttaatATGGCTTCTCTACACGATAGCCCTAGTATGGTAGCCCATCGTGTTGAGGAGCCATTAAATGGTCACCGAGTTGGACGCGCCACCAGCCATAGCTCCCAGAAGTTTTTTTATACGCTGAGAGGCAGAGAGGTAACTTTTCCACCGTCACGATATATCGACGACGGGAGTTTACGGCTTAAACCATATATAAGAAGTAAGGCTTAAACTAAGATTaaccatgtaggtacctacttactctatGGAGCAACCTGTAGGTACTTTCTTGAAATGATGCATTGCGAGTATAAGAGTCCACGTTCTAGAAATTTCATTCTAGCCGTGACCATTTTATAGTTTTACAATCAGCATTAGTTacgtgataaattgataatacgACATAGGACCGCGCAGTGTACGATAAGCCATCATCTTACGTaggtgtacctatacctatatttaatatggtagtaaaatttaaatatttaattaaacctTTCAGAAAATAGTGCGTTGAAAAAATTGTTctcaaaaaaatgcaaaaagatgactacttataacttataataaataaatattggctcTACCTACTTTTTATCTCCGATAGTCCGTCCGCTAAGGAAATAGGAGCCTAGAAGTAGGAAGTTCTTTGAAAAATTAAATTGTATGCGGgagataaataatatatacctacgtacTCAGGCAAAGCCAGTCAgtctttgtcagtagaaaaaggcgcgaaatccaaattttctatgggaagacaaccctttgcgcctacctttttttttaattggccgtctttttctactgacggaaatggcttgccaaactatagCTATTTTAGGTATAAGTTATTTATTGGCTATGCTAAAACGATCATACGGCTATAAATTCGTTTTTCTTGAAAACAAAACTCTAAACGATTTACGATGCACATAATATCAagcttataaataaattcatgaAAGATTTATATCATCCCGGACCACTTACAGATGGTTGAACATTTTTTAAACCCACTCAGGATTATTGATTTAATGCAAGGATGATCGATATcataaggtacagtcagcagcagaagttgctaagcaggcgagctgttcaaaatgatcttgacgcgactttattgttaagagaatgagAGCGTCAttgaggtaattttgaacacctcgcccgcaacTCCTGCTGCTactgtatagcctgaccagtaatatatgataattgtcaagagggcgctgttattctcatgtatagggtgacaattcagtgtagtatgaaaaaattagttccagtgaaattccgcaacatggcgcaccctcaatagatcctggttcacctatacctacTCGTTTTTTTGCCGATAACATGAACGGAATATTCCCGTGGCTAATTAAGATTAATTTATTGTGATAATTTCCAAGCAATGAGGCAAAGCGAAACGTTTTggtatatttttacacaaagcATTACATACAGTACTAAATACCAATTACAGAAAAATTCATTCCAAATTCAGAGAAACCTCAAAGGTTCTCGTCGGTACCTAGCCTAGTTTATATTATGCAAAGTTGAAAACTATATTTATCGGTAATTaacatgatttttagggttccgtacctcaaaaggaaaaaacggaaccctaataggatcactcgtgtgtctgtctgtccgtccgtctgtcacagcttattttctccgaaactactggaccaattaagttgaaatttggcacacatatgtaagtttgtgacccaaagacggacgtgtaacgaaaataaatgaattttaaatatggagcccatatttggggggtaaatgagaaaattataaaataatgtttttcaaactatatcgtgttatatatcaaatgaatgAGCTCaatgtaagaatctcaaatatatttttttttataattttaggataaatagtttagcagttattcaagaaaataggcaaaaaattatttttattgataagaatggccaattactatgtaatagtggccatctatatatataaaattgaaaaaccagaacgggataaaaaacgagggaagaagcgagatggcgccttacaaatttctaaaaaagtttttgacacgTTTCTCGAATACCACGCACGTATGAtaagaaaaaactgtttaaatctattatctaaatatgagaatagaactagagcataaaaactatcgctttcgatgcgtatttaatttacaataagcaaaagaaattttcataacaatcTTCATTTTACGATGATCGGCCATTTTCGGCAACTCTCGGTTGGTTTCGTTTCGGTGGTGCTACAGACAACATTATTTGATGTGGTGCTGTGGGTGCTACAGACATACCAAATGATTTTGTTTGTCATGTTGGTATACAGTTATTGCGGCGTTTTATTAcacgaagtaaaataaaaagtgatgTCAACCTCAACCTTAGTCTATGCGGTCTATGCCCATATGAGTGACTTATGCCATATATGACTTATCAAtaatatcaatcaaattagtatTATCGTATGATTATcgtgttaataatttgtatttaattgttatacatttctttttgagTTATATTATTCAGATTGACTTTTCACGGCTTCGGCAAACATTGCCATTCGTCCGGGGAACGGGCTGCCGAGATGGGCCAAAAATACAAAGTTGATAGCaattaagttatttaatatGAAGCCCATCAGTTCAAGGGATGGTGCCCGTAATAATGTGTGTATGATAATTATACTTGAATGACTTTACAGATATAACCAATTCGGGAACTGTTTTCTCGCGTAATACGATACGACTAGACCAGgtaggattttttcttcatgctgaacagtcaccatcagatacatcggagcggccgaggtattcacaaatatctgaacaatgtaaattataatgtatgtagttaaagtgcatgttcagatatttttgagcgaccTTGGTGGCTCCGGTATATATCTAATGGAGACTACAAATTCATGAagcaaatgtacagtcagcatcaaataaatagtgaaggctaaagtagccaaatatatcgtaatataACTTTGTTgcatagaaataaggatgtgttccgTTATATTGGTGATGTATTTGGGCATTGGAGAGACCAAAGCGGCTAAGCGCTCAGTGGCTCGGATACGAGAGAATGGGAGAGGATCGTGCCGTGAAGAGAGCGTACTTGGGACTACGAAATGGGAGACGCCCGATTGGACGTCCTACAGGTATCGCTGGAACGACGTAGTTGCTCAAGATCTGCTCAACCTCGGCCATGGCGACTGGCGAGAGCTATCGCAAGACCGGGAAACATGGCGTGatctggtgtcggaggccaggaCTCACTTTGGGTTGTTGCGTCTTGCGTCACCGTAGCCGTCGTaagtaatgtcaatatccagcaggctcag contains these protein-coding regions:
- the LOC134653045 gene encoding uncharacterized protein LOC134653045, yielding MVMAPLHDERWTSETAMRWLWLLYTMTRRWTSETATRWLRLLYTMAQRWTSEMAMRWLWLLFTMAQRWTSETAMRWLWLLYTMAQRWTSETVTRWLRLLYTMAGR